From the genome of Candidatus Competibacteraceae bacterium:
CGGGCCGTTGCGGCGCGGGCTGTGCGCGTGCAGAAAGCGGGCATACACTTCCTTGCCGGTCCCCGGTTCGCCGAACACCAGCACCGGCGCATCGTGCTGGGCGATCTTGAGCACCTGGGCGCGCAAGCGCTGCACCACCTCGCTGCGGCCAACCGGCTCGGTCACGATCCGTTGCTGGCGACGCAGATTCTGGTTTTCCCGCGCCAAGCGGTCCGCGTCCAGCGCCCGCTCCACGGTCAGCAGCAGCTTGGCCATCGACAGTGGCTTCTCGATGAAATCGTAGGCGCCCAGTCGGGTCGCCTCGACCGCGGTCTCGACCGTGCCGTGACCGGACATCATGATCACCGGACAAGGCAGATGGTCGCCCTCGCTCCATTCCTTCAACAGGGTGATGCCATCGGTGTCCGGCATCCAGATATCGAGCAGGATCAGATCGGGCCGCTGGGCGCGGCGGGCCTCGCGGGCCGCGGCGGCATTCTCCGCGATGGCGACGCCATAACCCTCGTCTTCCAGGATTTCCTTCACTAGATCGCGAATGTCCGGCTCATCATCGACCACGAGAATATAAGATGCGCTCATCCGGCCTCCTTATCGGCATTTAACGGCACGGTGGGACCAGCGGGCGGGACCGGAGACCCGGCGGCGCCATGTAGCGGCAGCCGGATCACGACCCGGGCGCCGCCATCCGCCGGCGATTCCAACTGGATCCATCCCCCGTGTTCTTCAACGATTTTCTTGACGATGGCCAATCCTAGTCCGGTTCCCTTGGGTTTGGTAGTCACATAGGGCTCGAAGGCGCTGTTCAGGATGTTGTCGGGAAAACCGGGGCCGTCGTCGCGTAAACTCAGTTGGGCGCAATCGGCGCCGGTCACATGCTCACGGGCGGCACCGATCCACAAGGTCGAACCGTGGCCGTCGCCGATGGCTTCGATCGAATTCTTGACCAGGTTGTGCAGCAACTGGCGTAACCGCCCCTTGTCGGCGTTGATCGGCAGCGGCTCGGGGGCCAGATCCAGCTTGATCTCCACGCCGGCCGGATAATCGCGGTACAGATAGAGTACCTCGGCAATGAATTCGTTCAGTTCCACCGGCTCCAGGCGCAGGCGCGGTGGGCGGGCATATTCGTTGAAAGCGTCCACCATCTCCTTCATCGCCTGCACCTGCTGGATGATGGTGTGGGTACCGCGATCCAGCACCCGGCCTTGCTCCGCATCGAACTGCTTGAGGTACTTGTGACGAATGCGCTCGGTGGCCAATTGGATGGGCGTCAGCGGATTCTTGATTTCGTGCGCCAGTCGGCGTGCCACCTCGGCCCAGGCGGCGTCGCGTTCAGCCTGCATTAGATGGGTGATGTCGTCGAAAACCACGACGTGACCGCCGCGCAGGCCGACCGTGTCCGGCAGCGAACTGCCGCGACACATCAGAATGCGCCGACCAGAGCCACTGAACCAGCTAATCTCCTGCCGCCAGTCGCCGGTCTCGGCGAACTGAGGCGCAATCGCTTCAAGAAAATCCTGCAATACCGGCTGCTCGATCGCGATGATCTGGCTGTGGGTGCCGACGAACGCCTGTAAGTCCACGCCCAGGATTTGGCTGGCCGCCTCGTTGCAGGTTTGCAGACAGCCGGCCTGATCGATGGTCAGGACCCCGGACGACAATCGCGCCAGCATCGCCTCCAGATAAGCGCGCTGACTTTCGACCACTTCCTGGCTGCGCTGCGCGGCGTCGCGCGCCTGCGCCAGGTTACGGGTCATCTGGTTGAAGGACTGCACCAGGAAACCCAGCTCGTCGGTACCGGCGCGTGTCATCAGTTGTTTGTCGAACTGGCCGGCGGCGACTGCCTGGGTGCCATCGGCCAGTTCGCGCAACGGCCGCACCAAGCGGTGCGCGGTGTAGAACGCGGCCCAGAACGCCGCCAGCACCGCCAGCAGCAGCGCCAGCGACAGGATCAGCGTAAAACTGGCTTTCAGCGGCGCCCGCAGGAAGATTAATTCCTTATAGCTGTCGAAGGCCGCCTGCACCGCGTCGGCCAACAGGCTGAGCCGGTCGGTCACCGGAAACAGTGCTTGCAGCAACCGATCCTCGTTGCCGAAGTTGGTGACCCGCACCACCACACGGATGTGGAACCCCCTGTCGCGGATTGGCTCCAGGCCAACGTAATCGCGACCCTGCCGCACTTGCAGCAACACTGTATCCGGCGGCGGTTCCGGCAAAGCCGACGATGGATAGGCGGTGGCGGTGGCGGTGGCGGTGGCGATGATGCGACCACCGCGCCCGAACAGGGTCAGCTCGGAAGCCTCGCCGAAATCGAGCAAGTCGTCCAGACGCCGGGCCACCTGCTCTCCGTCGTTCTCGGCGACGCTGTTGGCGATCCGCGTGGTCTGCTTGAGTACGTCGCGCATCCGCAGATCCAATGCGGTGCGGCTGAGTTCCAGGGCATCCTCCAGACCGCGGTCCACCTGAACATTGAACCAGCTATCGATACCGCGCTGTAGGAAATTCAGCGAGAAGCCGTAAACCAGCGCCACCGGTGTGATGGCCAGCACGGCGAAGATCCCCACCAGCCGCAAGATCAACCGCGCGCCGGGTACCTGACGGCGGTACAAAGCGAGCAAACTGATCAGATTGTAAAGAATCAGCGCCGCCAATACCGCCAGCCCGACGGCGCTGGCCAGCAACAGCCAGGCATACAGCTGTTCGAAGTGGGTCGAGTTGGTGGTGGCGCCCGCCACCAGCACCAACATGACCAACAGCAACCCCAGCAGCAGCAACACGGGGGATAGCCCTTGACCACGGGCGAGGCGGCGGATCAAAGCGGCCACGTATACCACTCGCTGGTCAGTTGCCAGTCCTCGGAGAGATAGGCGAACAAGCGCAGCGGCGTCGGCAAGG
Proteins encoded in this window:
- a CDS encoding HAMP domain-containing protein; its protein translation is MLVLVAGATTNSTHFEQLYAWLLLASAVGLAVLAALILYNLISLLALYRRQVPGARLILRLVGIFAVLAITPVALVYGFSLNFLQRGIDSWFNVQVDRGLEDALELSRTALDLRMRDVLKQTTRIANSVAENDGEQVARRLDDLLDFGEASELTLFGRGGRIIATATATATAYPSSALPEPPPDTVLLQVRQGRDYVGLEPIRDRGFHIRVVVRVTNFGNEDRLLQALFPVTDRLSLLADAVQAAFDSYKELIFLRAPLKASFTLILSLALLLAVLAAFWAAFYTAHRLVRPLRELADGTQAVAAGQFDKQLMTRAGTDELGFLVQSFNQMTRNLAQARDAAQRSQEVVESQRAYLEAMLARLSSGVLTIDQAGCLQTCNEAASQILGVDLQAFVGTHSQIIAIEQPVLQDFLEAIAPQFAETGDWRQEISWFSGSGRRILMCRGSSLPDTVGLRGGHVVVFDDITHLMQAERDAAWAEVARRLAHEIKNPLTPIQLATERIRHKYLKQFDAEQGRVLDRGTHTIIQQVQAMKEMVDAFNEYARPPRLRLEPVELNEFIAEVLYLYRDYPAGVEIKLDLAPEPLPINADKGRLRQLLHNLVKNSIEAIGDGHGSTLWIGAAREHVTGADCAQLSLRDDGPGFPDNILNSAFEPYVTTKPKGTGLGLAIVKKIVEEHGGWIQLESPADGGARVVIRLPLHGAAGSPVPPAGPTVPLNADKEAG